A stretch of Fusarium poae strain DAOMC 252244 chromosome 2, whole genome shotgun sequence DNA encodes these proteins:
- a CDS encoding hypothetical protein (BUSCO:20611at5125) translates to MSSSTSERATALVQWATSNGATINLSVQVSHLPETGLSFCATASTSPFDTIVSIPPSLTLSYLNTLPGRDDPKPFSSNFLAKTPPHVIGRFVLIKHFLLKESFWTPYIQALPQPNDVDSWSLPPFWPDEDAELFEGTNIEVGVANIKANVMREFRAACDLLDRDDWEPEFLKNFTLPLYQWAYSIFSSRSFRPSLVLGPEDQQRLPEGVKLDDFSVLMPLFDVGNHDMTTQVRWERDEKSSDCSLKVGKAYQAGEQIFNNYSMKTNAELLLGYGFMLPETEELHNDYVHVRKRQPAQGEATEEYYISLRPIRHSSSLLARTKQAVQLDESTSVIGVFQHVQHDMVWDIFCTLAPPEQRAQFICEGSEQEQQNKFFSGQVTEDGRMFMQQTAAIIQHKVMQELERLLETDVEVVGGGDLTRNQQLALDYRARCKKVLENTLEAMDMDELFGEDEEE, encoded by the coding sequence ATGTCTTCTTCTACTTCAGAACGTGCAACTGCACTCGTACAGTGGGCAACTTCAAACGGCGCCACCATCAACCTATCAGTCCAAGTCTCTCACCTACCAGAAACAGGCCTTTCATTCTGTGCAACAGCATCTACATCGCCCTTTGACACAATCGTCAGCATCCCTCCCTCTCTAACTCTCTCTTACCTCAACACTCTTCCCGGACGCGACGATCCTAAGCCTTTTAGTTCAAACTTTCTGGCCAAGACTCCACCTCATGTCATTGGACGCTTCGTTCTCATCAAGCACTTTCTTCTCAAAGAGTCTTTCTGGACGCCGTATATACAGGCTCTCCCACAGCCAAACGACGTTGATTCTTGGTCTCTGCCGCCTTTTTGGCCTGACGAAGATGCAGAGTTATTCGAGGGGACGAACATCGAGGTTGGTGTCGCCAACATCAAAGCTAATGTGATGCGCGAGTTCAGAGCGGCTTGTGATCTTTTGGACAGGGATGATTGGGAGCCTGAATTTCTGAAAAACTTTACTCTACCTTTGTATCAGTGGGCGTACAGCATCTTTTCCAGCAGAAGTTTCCGACCAAGTCTTGTTCTCGGACCAGAGGACCAACAGCGTCTCCCTGAAGGTGTCAAACTAGACGACTTTTCTGTCCTCATGCCCCTCTTTGATGTGGGAAACCACGACATGACCACTCAAGTACGATGGGAGCGCGATGAGAAGAGTAGCGACTGCAGTCTCAAGGTTGGAAAGGCGTACCAAGCGGGAGAGCAGATCTTCAACAACTACAGCATGAAGACAAACGCTGAGCTGCTGCTCGGTTACGGATTCATGCTCCCAGAGACAGAAGAGCTACACAACGACTATGTCCACGTGCGAAAGCGCCAACCTGCTCAAGGCGAAGCTACAGAAGAGTACTACATCTCCCTCCGCCCCATCCGACACTCTAGCTCCCTCCTCGCACGAACCAAGCAAGCCGTCCAACTAGATGAATCGACGTCTGTCATCGGCGTCTTCCAGCACGTTCAGCACGACATGGTATGGGATATCTTTTGCACACTTGCACCACCTGAGCAGCGCGCACAGTTCATCTGCGAAGGATCAGAGCAAGAGCAACAGAACAAGTTCTTCAGCGGACAGGTTACTGAGGATGGACGGATGTTTATGCAGCAGACGGCAGCTATTATTCAACATAAGGTTATGCAGGAGCTGGAGAGGTTGTTGGAGACTGATGTGGAGGTTGTTGGTGGAGGGGATTTGACAAGAAATCAACAGTTGGCGCTGGATTATAGAGCGAGGTGTAAAAAGGTTCTTGAGAATACTCTTGAGGCTATGGATATGGAtgagttgtttggtgaggatgaggaggagtAG
- a CDS encoding hypothetical protein (TransMembrane:14 (i43-64o84-101i113-132o138-161i173-192o204-226i238-257o269-288i311-333o345-366i373-392o398-423i435-454o474-492i)), translating to MADVMSRPDDEENSGVRAGDGSRDSSVDVDKLGRQRPEVFKSIWSELGFGFSVFCSMLLAEFFVSGFHVILPPLSEELKIPSASQTWPSSVFSLVTGAMLLPMGRLADMYGGYLVYNAGLLWFFIWALIAGFSKNYMMLIFCRALQGLGPAAYLPGGVMLMGKTYRPGPRKNLVFALYGSFAPLGFFLGIFVGGLSAEFLDWRWYFWIGTIIFAVVCGISLIAVPFDYRDRKVNIPMDWWGVGTIVPGLLLVVYSLTDSSHAPNGWATPYIIVTLILGIMFLIAAWYVETRKAQVPLLPADLFEPKGMKRFMAVLFMAFGTFGLFLFYSSFYMELVLHRSPLITAVWYIPMCVGGLIIGTVGGFTLHFLPGRLLLFISSMANAICMLLFALMPENPNYWAWVFPSMVCCTLGIDITFTVSNIFLTTNMPSHRQGLAGALINSVLFLGISFFLGIADIAVAETSDLGLRKSYKVAFWLAFGVASIPLLFIPFLNIGSAKSDLTVEERQRLENPQRSTEESGRDAEAKNSA from the exons ATGGCAGACGTCATGAGTCGGCCAGACGATGAGGAAAACTCCGGTGTCCGGGCCGGAGATGGGAGCCGGGATTCGtcggttgatgttgacaaaCTCGGCCGTCAACGACCAGAAGTGTTCAAGTCGATATGGTCTGAACTAGGGTTTGGTTTCTCAGTATTCTGCTCCATGTTACTGGCA GAATTCTTCGTCAGTGGATTTCATGTCATTCTTCCACCCTTATCTGAAGAGCTCAAAATCCCTTCTGCGTCGCAGACATGGCCTTCAAGTGTCTTTTCCCTCGTCACAGGGGCCATGTTGCTCCCAATGGGTCGACTAGCAGATATGTATGGTGGCTACCTTGTGTACAATGCTGGTCTGTTGTGGTTCTTCATATGGGCTCTCATTGCAGGCTTCAGTAAGAACTACATGATGCTGATCTTCTGCCGAGCTCTGCAAGGTCTTGGTCCTGCTGCGTATCTACCAGGTGGTGTTATGCTTATGGGTAAAACCTATCGCCCTGGCCCTCGAAAGAACCTCGTCTTTGCTCTATATGGCAGCTTTGCACCTCTCG GTTTCTTTTTAGGCATCTTTGTTGGAGGTCTATCTGCAGAGTTTCTCGATTGGAGATGGTACTTTTGGATCGGCACCATCATATTTGCCGTTGTATGTGGGATTTCACTCATCGCCGTCCCCTTCGACTACCGTGATAGAAAGGTCAATATCCCCATGGACTGGTGGGGAGTTGGAACCATCGTACCGGGTCTTCTCCTTGTTGTTTACTCTCTGACCGACAGTTCGCATGCGCCCAACGGTTGGGCGACGCCATATATCATTGTGACACTGATCCTGGGCATCATGTTCCTGATAGCTGCATGGTATGTTGAGACCCGCAAGGCGCAAGTCCCTCTACTACCAGCCGACCTCTTTGAGCCAAAGGGCATGAAGCGTTTTATGGCCGTTCTCTTTATGGCTTTCGGTACCTTTGGGCTTTTCCTCTTTTACTCGAGCTTCTACATGGAATTGGTGCTGCATAGATCACCGCTTATCACTGCTGTCTGGTATATTCCCATGTGCGTAGGTGGTCTCATCATTGGTACCGTAGGAGGATTTACGCTGCATTTCTTACCAGGGCGACTACTtcttttcatctcatctATGGCCAACGCCATTTGCATGTTGTTGTTCGCCCTCATGCCTGAGAACCCGAACTATTGGGCCTGGGTATTCCCCAGCATGGTGTGCTGTACTCTTGGCATCGATATCACATTTACAGTCAGCAATATCTTCCTGACAACCAACATGCCGAGCCACCGACAAGGACTTGCAGGTGCTTTGATCAACAGTGTTCTCTTCTTGGGAATCAGCTTCTTCCTCGGTATTGCGGACATTGCTGTTGCAGAGACATCAGACCTGGGACTTCGAAAGAGCTACAAGGTGGCATTTTGGCTGGCATTTGGTGTGGCAAGTATTCCTTTACTCTTTATTCCATTCCTCAACATCGGGTCTGCTAAGAGTGACCTTACGGTGGAGGAGCGGCAGAGATTAGAGAACCCACAACGGTCAACGGAAGAGTCGGGAAGGGATGCAGAGGCGAAGAATTCAGCATGA
- a CDS encoding hypothetical protein (BUSCO:25278at5125): protein MASPTPDAPAVDSPSRDVTTEKEQKSEVNGHATPDKSTDAPESTTVNGNDKRDDHPVANGVSKDVEMADSDEKKASPSPQKDDASEVKDESDSAKTKELGDKESGESKAAEDEPAAASEDVDMADASPAEKPQDDKPAQDVSAEKPVDEDAKDVDMTEKPADAPEKADATDDKATTSKDAVAAAPEADEQPASLSQLTIDGNDADGTKPSADSNDIDAPKPSTEVSMQDAPAIDASASSKVAREREEDSADEPAPKRAKTEPKSEEPVDAMAPAPKTEVAVKNEKAPGESAPEQELSRFSRLERWNDTEFREQKLTAHQRREFRKVLGRVKKTKSGGHFKVPVPKLWPQLADSYLAMIDKPTDLSEIDRTLRDAMYTTIGDFQNDLVLMYDNTQTFNGTLHEVTSHAFNAIRDIWENIIQIPAEEAVKPKSTPKPKPPREPRISSLGDSVARKPSVGPGTSPAAESVSSKPRHGSQEAAAAAAAASELRRASNATEGDRPKRTVRAPKSKDIDYTTKPSRKKLKPELQFSEEVLSEMMHPKNTALNSWFMDPVDAEGLNIPHYYSVIKKPMDLNKVSRMLKNGDITSVKDFDKTVRLIFTNCYTFNGSVDQGNSVSYVASQLEGYYNKLMKDKDAWLARYAKANAPAPGSDDEDEDDDEVEGIEPAGPPGADPTKEVRDLEAKLREESGKLTDLFAAEMPNESMISIQQTIVSVVQDSLLKAKQALSQYRSKNQDKPAKKAAKPSKPKPSGSVPRKPSGNVPHPKKPSGTKKAGTKKTLTAADKDAIASAINDLDGAQLDRAIDIIKRDTGQNENTDGELELDIDQLSNEALLKLWELCRKVLPGFGKDSNVPSSPEVSRAAPPKHSKSSSTSAKPKKNKPMSAREQEERIAQLRGLRDLYRPGQEPGDAQPVLQAPTPTAESSDESDSEEDLVASSQSTGEHEAPLYPATATPGVMLAQRSGMVWSDSIMPPRTRQTQARPDEIGNEDVARFPSHRWSLGTKDSNAHAGRKVHY from the exons ATGGCTTCACCCACCCCCGATGCTCCCGCTGTCGATTCTCCGTCGCGCGATGTCACCACAGAGAAGGAACAAAAGTCGGAAGTTAATGG ACATGCGACTCCTGATAAGTCAACCGACGCGCCTGAATCCACAACAGTAAACGGCAACGACAAGAGAGACGATCACCCAGTCGCTAACGGCGTGAGcaaggatgtcgagatgGCGGATagtgatgagaagaaggcttcCCCATCCCCACAGAAGGACGACGCTTCAGAGGTCAAGGACGAGTCTGACAGTGCCAAGACGAAAGAGCTGGGCGATAAGGAGTCGGGCGAATCCAAAGCTGCTGAAGACGAGCCAGCTGCTGCATCTGAGGATGTCGATATGGCAGATGCTTCACCAGCAGAGAAACCTCAAGATGACAAGCCCGCGCAAGACGTGTCTGCTGAAAAACCTGTCGATGAAGACGCTAAAGATGTTGATATGACAGAGAAGCCTGCTGATGCGCCTGAGAAGGCCGACGCAACTGATGACAAGGCGACCACGTCAAAAGATGCTGTAGCCGCTGCCCCCGAGGCAGACGAGCAGCCCGCCAGCCTATCTCAGCTTACTATTGATGGCAATGATGCCGATGGCACCAAGCCTTCTGCCGATAGCAATGATATTGACGCCCCCAAACCCTCCACCGAAGTATCAATGCAGGATGCGCCGGCCATTGACGCTTCTGCTAGCTCTAAAGTTGCGCGTGAACGTGAGGAGGATTCCGCAGATGAACCTGCGCCCAAACGAGCCAAGACAGAACCCAAGTCTGAGGAACCTGTCGACGCTATGGCACCCGCTCCCAAGACTGAAGTCGCTGTTAAGAACGAAAAAGCTCCCGGCGAGTCGGCTCCTGAGCAGGAGTTGTCACGCTTCTCTCGCCTTGAGCGATGGAACGATACAGAATTCAGAGAGCAGAAGCTTACCGCTCATCAACGACGCGAGTTCCGTAAGGTGCTTGGACGTGTGAAGAAGACCAAGTCGGGTGGGCACTTCAaagttcctgtcccgaagCTGTGGCCACAGCTCGCCGATAGCTATCTGGCTATGATCGATAAGCCAACGGATTTATCAGAGATTGACCGGACCCTGCGCGATGCCATGTACACCACCATTGGCGACTTCCAAAATGACTTGGTTCTCATGTACGACAACACTCAAACCTTCAATGGTACCTTGCACGAGGTAACAAGCCATGCGTTCAATGCCATCCGAGACATTTGGGAAAACATCATTCAAATCCCTGCGGAAGAAGCGGTCAAACCGAAGTCTACCCCTAAGCCCAAACCTCCTCGTGAGCCGCGCATCAGCTCTCTGGGTGACTCAGTCGCCCGTAAACCATCTGTCGGACCTGGCACAAGTCCTGCTGCCGAGAGTGTGTCATCAAAACCAAGACATGGATCTCAAGAGGCTGctgcggcggcggcggcggcctCAGAGCTGCGTCGCGCTTCCAATGCAACTGAAGGTGATCGTCCGAAGAGAACTGTTCGTGCTCCCAAATCTAAGGATATTGACTACACAACAAAGCCTTCGCGTAAGAAGCTCAAGCCTGAGTTGCAGTTTTCTGAGGAAGTATTGAGCGAAATGATGCACCCAAAGAACACGGCTCTCAACTCTTGGTTCATGGACCCTGTCGATGCCGAAGGATTGAACATTCCCCACTACTACTCCGTTATCAAGAAGCCCATGGATCTCAACAAGGTTTCCCGAATGCTGAAGAACGGTGATATCACCAGTGTCAAGGACTTTGACAAGACTGTGCGGTTGATCTTTACCAACTGCTACACCTTCAACGGCAGTGTTGACCAAGGAAACTCCGTGTCTTATGTAGCCTCGCAGCTGGAAGGGTACTACAACAAGTTGATGAAGGACAAGGATGCTTGGTTGGCCAGATATGCCAAGGCCAATGCTCCTGCTCCTGgtagtgatgatgaggacgaagacgacgatgaggtCGAGGGCATTGAACCTGCAGGCCCCCCTGGTGCGGACCCAACTAAGGAAGTGCGTGACCTGGAGGCCAAGCTGCGAGAAGAAAGCGGAAAGCTCACCGATCTTTTCGCCGCCGAAATGCCGAATGAGAGTATGATTTCCATCCAACAGACCATTGTTAGTGTTGTGCAGGATAGTCTCCTCAAGGCGAAACAGGCCCTCAGTCAGTACCGCTCAAAGAATCAGGACAAGCCTGCAAAGAAGGCGGCCAAGCCTagcaagcccaagcccagtGGCTCTGTGCCTCGAAAGCCTAGCGGAAATGTGCCCCATCCCAAGAAACCCAGTGGCACCAAGAAGGCTGGCACCAAGAAGACCCTGACCGCAGCGGATAAAGACGCGATTGCTTCGGCCATCAACGACCTTGACGGTGCACAACTCGATCGTGCCATCGACATTATCAAACGAGACACAGGCCAGAAC GAGAACACCGACGGAGAGCTAGAGCTGGATATTGACCAGCTTAGCAATGAGGCATTGCTCAAGCTGTGGGAACTGTGCAGGAAGGTGCTGCCAGGATTTGGTAAGGACTCCAACGTGCCATCCTCTCCCGAAGTGTCCCGAGCGGCGCCTCCCAAGCATTCCAAGTCGTCGTCAACGTCGGCAAAGCCTAAGAAGAATAAACCCATGAGTGCTCGCGAGCAGGAGGAGCGCATCGCACAACTTCGCGGCCTTCGTGATCTGTACAGACCTGGCCAAGAGCCCGGAGACGCCCAGCCCGTGCTGCAAGCCCCCACACCCACCGCCGAATCCAGTGATGAATCGGATTCGGAGGAGGA CTTGGTAGCCAGTAGCCAGTCGACCGGAGAGCATGAGGCACCATTATACCCAGCCACGGCTACACCAGGTGTCATGCTTGCTCAAAGGAGTGGTATGGTATGGTCGGACTCGATCATGCCGCCTCGGACGAGGCAGACGCAAGCCAGGCCTGATGAGATTGGTAATGAGGACGTCGCGAGGTTCCCTAGTCACCGTTGGTCTCTGGgaaccaaagacagcaacgCACACGCAGGTAGAAAGGTGCATTACTAG
- a CDS encoding hypothetical protein (BUSCO:44534at5125), translating to MSTTKRKAPVKLAAPVSRTSARIPNKAVIDESKASIAGPDAYGSSQVEAIELSSDADSDEDISDAESLAEEKEQQKSTEETSNTKLVKQKSNDEDEEEDAEGTLPSFGELLRAENDIIDVPSALNGAMVSHRTRNTIAPPSHQSLSTVLTQALRTDDTDLLESCLHTTDLATVHNTIERLDSALAGTLLTKLAARLYRRPGRAGALVAWVNWTLIAHGGALASQPKVLQSLSGLQKVLAERAKGLSSLLALKGKLEMLECQMKLRRRVYSGGLNNSGDSDSDDEDVIWVEGEDEAARAPGRRRALDGDFDDSDDDVPITNGFVGDSDDEEESAGEEADSDAEESLDEDEVDHDDVDESMGEDDESDVEAAPPSKLQKTASNFSKRR from the coding sequence ATGTCGACAACAAAACGCAAGGCGCCGGTTAAGCTGGCTGCCCCTGTTTCTCGAACCAGCGCTCGAATTCCTAACAAGGCCGTCATCGACGAGTCAAAGGCCTCCATCGCTGGCCCCGATGCCTACGGATCTTCCCAGGTCGAAGCCATTGAGCTCTCGTCCGATGCCGACAGCGACGAAGATATCTCTGACGCTGAGAGCCTcgctgaggagaaggagcAACAGAAGTCCACTGAGGAAACTTCCAACACAAAGCTCGTGAAGCAAAAGTCTaatgatgaggacgaggaggaggacgcTGAGGGCACATTGCCTTCATTCGGAGAGCTTCTTCGCGCCGAGAACGACATTATTGATGTGCCCTCAGCTCTCAACGGCGCAATGGTTTCCCACCGTACGCGAAACACTATTGCACCTCCTAGTCACCAGTCTCTGTCTACCGTTCTCACTCAGGCCCTTCGCACCGACGACACAGACCTTCTCGAGTCGTGTTTGCACACCACCGATCTCGCCACCGTCCACAACACCATTGAGCGCCTTGACAGCGCTCTCGCCGGTACTCTCCTCACCAAGCTCGCAGCTCGCCTGTACCGCCGTCCTGGTCGTGCCGGTGCTCTTGTCGCCTGGGTTAACTGGACACTGATTGCCCACGGTGGTGCTCTCGCATCGCAGCCCAAGGTCCTCCAAAGCCTCAGTGGTCTGCAAAAGGTCCTCGCTGAGCGCGCAAAGGGTCTCTCCAGCCTTCTCGCCCTGAAGGGTAAGCTCGAAATGCTCGAGTGTCAGATGAAGCTCCGACGTAGAGTTTACAGCGGCGGTCTTAACAACAGCGGCGACTCAGACTCTGACGATGAGGACGTTATCTGGGTTGAGGGAGAGGATGAAGCTGCGCGCGCACCTGGCCGAAGGCGCGCCCTGGATGGTGATTTCGACGACTCAGATGATGACGTTCCCATCACCAACGGCTTTGTCGGCGATTctgacgacgaggaggaatCAGCCGGCGAGGAGGCTGATAGTGATGCTGAAGAGTCTctcgacgaggatgaggtcGACCATGACGATGTAGACGAGTCTATgggcgaggatgatgagagcGATGTCGAAGCCGCACCACCGTCCAAATTGCAAAAGACTGCCTCCAACTTTAGCAAGAGGAGATGA